Proteins encoded within one genomic window of Pongo pygmaeus isolate AG05252 chromosome 4, NHGRI_mPonPyg2-v2.0_pri, whole genome shotgun sequence:
- the PSD2 gene encoding PH and SEC7 domain-containing protein 2: MEEDKLLSAVPEEGDATRDPSPEPEEEPGVQNGMASEGLNSSLCSPGHERRGTPVDTEEPTKDPDVAFHGLSLGLSLTNGLALGPDLNILEDSTESRSWRAGVLAEGDDASRSLCPDAEDPQLGLDGPGEPDVRDGFSATFEKILESELLRGTQYSSLDSLDGLSLTDESDSCVSFEAPLTPLIQQRARDSPEPGAGLGIGDMAFEGDMGAAGGDGELGSPLRRSISSSRSENVLSRLSLMAMPNGFHEDGPQGPGGDEDDDEEDTDKLLNSASDPSLKDGLSDSDSELSSSEGLEPGSADPLANGCQGVSEAARRLARRLYHLEGFQRCDVARQLGKNNEFSRLVAGEYLSFFDFSGLTLDRALRTFLKAFPLMGETQERERVLTHFSRRYCQCNPDDSTSEDGIHTLTCALMLLNTDLHGHNIGKKMSCQQFIANLDQLNDGQDFAKDLLKTLYNSIKNEKLEWAIDEDELRKSLSELVDDKFGTGTKKVTRILDGGNPFLDVPQALSATTYKHGVLTRKTHADMDGKRTPRGRRGWKKFYAVLKGTILYLQKDEYRPDKALSEGDLKNAIRVHHALATKASDYSKKSNVLKLKTADWRVFLFQAPSKEEMLSWILRINLVAAIFSSPAFPAAVSSMKKFCRPLLPSCTTRLCQEEQLRSHENKLRQLTVELAEHRCHPVERGIKSKEAEEYRLKEHYLTFEKSRYETYIHLLAVKIKVGSDDLERIEARLATLEGDDPSLRKTHSSPALSQGHVTGSKTTKDATGPDT, encoded by the exons ATGGAGGAGGACAAGCTCTTATCTGCAGTGCCTGAGGAAGGCGATGCCACCCGTGACCCCAGCCCAGAGCCTGAAGAGGAGCCAGGGGTCCAGAATGGGATGGCCAGTGAGGGCCTGAACAGCAGCCTCTGCAGCCCAGGGCACGAGCGAAGGGGCACCCCAGTGGACACTGAGGAACCCACGAAGGACCCAGACGTGGCCTTCCATGGCCTCAGCCTTGGCCTCTCTCTCACCAATGGCCTAGCCCTGGGGCCAGACTTGAACATTCTGGAAGATTCAACAGAGTCCAGGTCCTGGAGGGCTGGCGTGCTGGCAGAGGGGGACGATGCTTCCAGGAGCCTCTGCCCAGATGCTGAGGACCCTCAGCTGGG GTTGGATGGTCCTGGGGAGCCAGATGTGCGGGATGGCTTCAGCGCCACGTTTGAGAAGATTCTGGAGTCAGAGCTGCTGCGGGGCACCCAGTACAGCAGCCTGGACTCCCTAGATGGGCTGAGCCTCACGGATGAGAGCGACAGCTGCGTCAGCTTCGAGGCCCCCCTCACACCCCTCATCCAGCAGCGGGCCCGTGACAGTCCTGAGCCAGGGGCTGGGTTGGGCATTGGGGACATGGCGTTTGAGGGGGACATGGGGGCAGCTGGTGGTGATGGGGAGCTGGGCAGCCCCCTGCGGCGCTCCATCTCCAGCAGCCGCTCCGAGAATGTCCTGAGCCGCCTGTCTCTCATGGCCATGCCCAATGGATTCCATGAAGATGGCCCCCAGGGCCCAGGGGGGGACGAGGATGATGATGAGGAGGACACGGACAAGTTGCTGAACTCAGCCAG TGACCCCAGCCTGAAGGATGGCCTGTCAGACTCAGACTCTGAGCTCAGCAGCTCGGAGGGGTTGGAGCCTGGTAGTGCAGACCCACTGGCCAACGGGTGCCAGGGGGTCAGTGAAGCTGCTCGTCGGCTGGCACGCCGTCTCTACCACCTCGAGGGCTTCCAGCGCTGTGATGTGGCCCGGCAGCTGGGCAAGAA CAACGAGTTTAGCAGGCTGGTGGCCGGGGAGTACCTCAGTTTCTTCGACTTCTCGGGCTTGACTCTGGACCGAGCACTCAG AACATTCTTGAAGGCCTTCCCGCTGATGGGGGAGACACAAGAGCGTGAGCGGGTCCTCACACACTTCTCCCGCCGGTACTGCCAGTGCAACCCTGATGACAGCACTTCGGAAG ATGGGATCCACACGCTCACCTGTGCCCTGATGCTGCTCAACACGGACCTGCACGGCCAC AACATTGGCAAAAAGATGTCCTGTCAGCAATTCATTGCCAACTTGGACCAGCTGAATGATGGCCAAGACTTTGCCAAAGACCTGCTGAAG ACCCTTTACAACTCCATCAAGAATGAAAAGCTGGAATGGGCCAT TGATGAGGACGAGCTGAGGAAATCCCTGTCTGAGCTGGTGGATGACAAGTTCGGGACAGGCACGAAGAAGGTGACGCGAATCCTGGATGGTGGCAACCCCTTCCTGGATGTCCCACAGGCGCTCAGTGCCACCACCTATAAGCACGGCGTCCTGACCCGGAAGACTCACGCTGACATGGATGGCAAGAGGA CGCCCCGTGGGAGGCGTGGCTGGAAGAAATTCTACGCAGTGCTCAAAGGGACCATCCTGTACTTGCAGAAG GATGAGTACAGACCTGACAAAGCTCTATCAGAGGGTGACCTGAAGAATGCCATTCGCGTGCATCATGCTCTGGCCACCAAGGCCTCTGACTACAGCAAGAAGTCCAACGTGCTCAAGCTTAAGACAGCCGACTGGAGGGTATTCCTCTTCCAGGCACC GAGCAAGGAAGAAATGCTGTCCTGGATCCTCAGGATCAACCTGGTGGCAGCCATCTTCTCTTCCCCGGCCTTCCCAGCCGCTGTCAGCTCCATGAAGAAGTTCTGTCGGCCCCTGCTGCCCTCCTGCACCACCCGCCTCTGCCAG GAGGAGCAACTGCGGTCTCATGAGAATAAGTTGAGGCAGCTGACTGTGGAGCTGGCCGAACACAGGTGTCACCCAGTCGAGAGGGGCATCAAGTCCAAGGAGGCCGAGGAGTACCGGTTGAAGGAGCATTATCTCACCTTCGAG